The DNA window aatcttgttaaagaaaatcgattGAAAGTTCTTGTTTACAGTTCTTATTGTTGCTtagttggagttgtttaagctaAGCACTAAtgctttgagttgatttgggagaaaattaaactccattgtttgaatttggagaaaactatgaagaacaccaagtgggtttctttaaattcttaattgtttgatcaaattaatggatgaactttgtctACTTGGTATTAGGAAGGCTTTCTTTCACATTTGagtttttttggatcaaatttgaagaagttttttttttttttcaactcctaaatgaagatgatgatgatgatgatgatgatgttgatgaagatgaaggagaattgggtatgggttttgGATCCTCATACCGAAAATGGAGTGTGgaaaattgagatttttttttttttttttttgaagaagagtaaatggatggaggaagggggaaattaataaaaaataaggaaattaaaGATGTAGCACGTGGGCCGGTGCGCGTGTGGACAATGACCGTTAATAATTTAGGGTTGTCATGTTAGTATTTCGATCGCACATGAAAAAAAGGGCAttttaatattcaaaaaaaattgtccaaggggtaataggaccaaagaaaggttcggtgtgtagttggcacCGGCACCGGTCAAACGTTGGGgagtattttgactattatctctaCTTTATCACGTTAGTTTATAGGATATCAAATTACTTGCGCCCTTTTggtatttgctaattttcctaccaaacttattttctcataaatatttttcttaagaaAACTATCTAATTATATGACAAataaactttaataattatgaaaaattatacaaaaaaatatgattaacatgcaattacattaaattaattatgtactAAAAAAGTGACACAATTTATTCTTATTTGATAAGAATTAcgcattatatttatattgtgAGTTAAGCCTGGGCCTCCAACAACTAGTGTGTTGATAAGCTTAAAACTACATTCACACACAAATTCACACTAGTTACTTAtatatgtgtttacttttttgtctgtggagaaacaatatatatatcttccattcTCACAAGATTTCAATCACTTTTGACTTATATTCCTTCTACTATATCTCTTTAAGTTGGTAAAGTTATATAACTCATGCATTTtaaccaactatttttttatttcaagtaTATTGTATAtagtttttaatatttattccttCGCATGTATaaacgtatgcacttcaattttaattctccggcatttttattttctccgtgcattttcatttgttcacttttgacttttcacgttcttgttgaatatttattctcttctcatgtataaacTTATgttgttcaattttaattctcttacacaaatttatttctttcgtgcacttttacttgttcaaatttgacttttcacgttctttaagaactaataaatatatgtaggagaattaaaattgaagtgcatacgtgtatacatgagaagagaataaatacgcagtactataacatatgtccaagtgggattaaaaagtagttggttaaagtgtacaatttatataacttttggtataaatttgcattgctattgttcgtcctctcgtcacgtttaaagtattgataaagaaggaaaacggggataaaagtcacttcctccgttcacttttacttgttcatgttaatagatcaagaaaaagaaaaaaaaattcttgttatttattttacccttcacattaattaatcatttttcaagGCTATTGAGatttacaccaataaatatgaatattatggtaaaatatatgctccctccgtcccatattatttgTCACTTTCTCTTTTGCATACctcttaagaaatcataaataaaagatgtatgtTACTATCTTACTCCTATCTCTTTCTAATAAATatattctaatcaaaattgattatttttaagAACATTTgttactaagggtaagatgggaaagatttgattagttttatcttgattttataaatgaacaagtaattttgACATATATTTTCGGTGTCAAGAATATGGGAAGAGAGGGTAAGATaggaaatatttaattaattttatcttgattttataaatgaacaagtaatttggatatatatttttagtaatgtggtaAAGTAATATGAAACAGaaagatttttatttattaattcttaaagaacgtgaaaaagtCAAAAGCAAAAAGTAAAAGTGTACGGAGAAAATAATTATGtgttggagaattaaaattgaagtgcatacgtgtatacatgagaaaagaataaatattcgatactatgacatatgttcaCGTAgtataaaaaagtagtttagtaatgtggcaaagtaatatgggacggaggagtacttcatttattaattcttaaaaaaattgaaaagttaaaagtgaaacAGTAAAAAGTTActaggaagaaataaatatgttGGTATAAAATTGAAGTTGCATATACGTGGCggaaagaataaatattcggtAATCAAATAATAAGGGACAGAGAGtgtaagatgggaaagatttaattagttttattttgattttataaatgaacaagtaatttggatatttatttttagtaatgtggttaagtactcattttcataaaaatgCATAACAAAGTCAATGACCAATCAGATTGGTCCAGTTTATAGTACAATTGATATTGCTCTTAATACAGTAATTGACAGAAATACAGTACACGTTTTCATAAAAATGCATAACAAATTCAATGACCAATGAGATTGGTCCAAGTTTATAGTACAAATTGATATAGAAATGACAGAAATACAGTACACGTTTTCATAAAAATGCATAACAAATTTAATGATAAATTCAATGTCCAATGAGAATGGTCCAAGTTTATAGTACAATTGATATAGAAATGACAGAAATACAGTACAAGTTTTCATAAAAATGCATAACAAATTCAATGACCATTGAGATTGGTCCAAGTTTATAGCACAATTGATATTGCTCGTACAGTAAATGATTGCATTTTTCGTCCTCCTTCACCGTTTATTAAATACAGTACACGTTTTCATAGAAATGAATAACAAATTCAATGACCAATGAGATTGGTCCAAGTTTATAGTACAATTGATATAGAAATGACAACACGTTTTCATAAAAATGCATAACAAATTCAATGACCAATGACATTGATCCAAGTTTATAGTACAATTGATATTGCTCTTAGTACAGTAATATGACTGCATTGTTCGTCCTCCTTCACCGTTTATAGATAATAGATTTGTGTGGGTATATAATAtgaatatattatataatatacatcacatagtaataattttataataataaatgagttttcttgtaaaagaataaaaaatgagTAATTTCAATCATCCATCAATGTGTCAGACAAGACGATGAAAAGTTCTACTTGCTATGCCAGCCCCACGTGAAACAGCAGACctgtatattttttaattttttttaaatcaaatatttaattaaaaaaatttataaataggtGATTGTATGGGAAAGTACAATTCagtttttgttttcctttcagAAAGGCTCTATGTGGAACGATATAGGCCTGTTAACCGGTTTAACCGGAATCGGACCGGTAAGATTAGTGATGCCAATGGTTAAAAAATCTAAACGGCCGAGAGTATCGGTTTACAATAAAACCCTCAAAGCCAAAGGGCCGAGTCCGGTTAAAAACCttcaaaaccctttttttttttttttgtattatatatgtatatatattatagtatttattagtatattgtaggtatatttacatatgttatacaagtttataagtaaagtttaaatatttatatgacTATGATTAACAAGTTAATCAAGAATGATTataatatacgtgtatacatatatatattaagttatatcttaagactatatactatatatacttattataatacgtatacatatatataactttttatatatatatatatatatatatatatatatatatatatatacatactttaagtatactatatatacttattataacttatatattataacttatgttatttatagcttaattgttttctaagtttataaattcgtatatacgtatacacacacatatatatatatatatatatatatatatatatatatatatatacctaaaatatagtaagaatatacttatatatatatatcaatatatgtatcgtatacttaggttatataacttaatatatataaatatgttttagttatatataacttatatatatgtataaacttaatatatatatatataacttaatatatatatatatatatatactatatattataagtatattttagttatttttcaagtatataactttctagtttttaatttaagtatattcttagtatattttaggtatattctaactttataaaagtaaaaatatgaacacaagtaaatagaagaaagctcaatgaaccatatattttattcattcttggataacatttatttgcaagttgtagttttttttaacgtacaaataatacatgagtagTATAGAAATAGtcgaataataaaatcaccaattttgaaccatttcgttaatttcctCCACATATATATTCGGGTCGtgaaatatcttcaaagtcttccatttggtccgatccactagctatcaaatcttgttcttcctcttcgccttccttgCTTCTAAGTTTTGTCACCGCTTCcaatctaatccaatcgcgaacgcacactagtacttgcaagctaaagcctGATAATGAATGTCTACGGTCTCctaatttgttgtcttccttggctaaatgcgctctccgaagccacggttgatacttgaacgtgtaaggatatctcgagccattcttgagagtatcgataacttgccttgtacttttccaccatgctaagacgtccaagtCATCTAATTCTTTGATATCTACATTTGGGTCGCATCAAataaagttatattcatcaaagttcgtATTAGAAGTTGGGATGGTCAGAATGTAAAATTTTTAAACCCGataagccctttttgctactttgagaagtagtagggcgtggagcaacgggtgtagcacgttcttccaaactacaataatgagtaaaaaaatttctaaactcatcatcaatcAGTTCGAAGGCCAAAtaaagatggttgaactcccgcttcaatttctaaaatgtataaatttgaccaaccaaatttttagtataagacatttttaaacaaggatttaaaaagagaacccaatataaataaagttgggatgggaaaaaaatacttcttaaatttgattatcatttcaaaaataaacaCTTGATAATcgggtttatgtttatactcttgtaaaactctagctattttcgctaagtaggctaaaattccggttaccgtgggatagaattgtctagaaaaagcaagagttgcattataaaaattttctaagagctcaacacattctttaacatcttcccaatgcgaaaaatttaaccaatcttCACTATccatattatatttgttgtgaatttgttgtatggaaatcctatactcatatgcttgttgtagcataatgtaagtgtagtttcacctagtctcaatttctacttgaattttcctagatctaaggttattttccacacaagcattcttaaaatctctaattcttcccctattagcattacaaaaaagaaacgcaaccgcatttctaactttttgaatagaatcgtcaaaatagtcaagaccatctttaacaattaaatttaaaatgtgacaactacatctcacatgaaaaatattttctagcggagggtttaatttcTCTCTTTAAAAGAacaatcgcctttgtattattagaagattatctaaagcaatacaaagtgtttttctataaatgttaaaaaatctcataatagtgacattgaatccgctaaaatttTTTCCATCatgacgaccttttccttcatcatataaaaaagctatgaTTCTTTTGCATAACCCAATTTGTCATCAACCTAATGacatgtaataaaaaaaaatctaacttgttaagactaagacccaaatcggcggtaagacaaacattacaatttaaagaattaaatacatggcgcaaataaaatttatatttttaaacaaatctataacatcggctctataagtacttctaggaataccctcaaataacggattataacaacgttgaatgtaagtaacaaaccccataacgatggaaaggaaaatggtaaacaatcataagctaccattttatctatttctacacgctcttttttcttgtcatacttaaaattccTACCGGTTcggggtctatcgtcatttgaatcccccccccccacatttgaccccgtttgctctccccaaacatccatatgtttagtTCTCTATATGACCATTTAGTGTatccgttccaccatccttactagttccttgtttaaaactaaatacttgtccacatataCCACATGTAGCCGATTGGTTTtcctattcttagtcataaatttccaaactttttttgttggcttacgagttctaggcggtttgtcttgtgtatgtgattgtgcagacatgtatctcctatgggattttcgggggttgtatttcatcatcatcatcatctaagtcttcattaaaagtgtcggtaaaatgttgttgcattgcctcatgacctaaaagtggattatttcctccaacatcaatacctaaattaggtgtttcttccacaaatatTTTCTCATTAAGCCCAcgcctaacaataccactactactaccggcaccacgtcttaatctctttgacattattaaatagaattaatttaaatcacaacaaattaaattgctagaattaaattgcgtaaattaaattgcaaaaaataaattgctagaattaaattgcgaaaaataaagatagagttggaacgaaggtaccaaattgccggattgaatttccaacaaagtgaaggcggctagaattgcaaatccaccaaagttacttcggattgttgcaaaatcaccaactccaccaacaatattataattgcaaaaaattaataattgaaactataataagactttgtaatatttatttgagagaaatataaagtgactaattattgcaaagtaactataattgagagattgagatttgagagagaaagagaagagtgaattggtgtgaattaaaatgaaagtgaagaagggtttatataggggtgagggatgggttaaagtgttaaaaaaaaaagtttggggtgttggggggccaaaaattaagtttttgaccgtttggcaacggccatttttgcaaatggaccgttgccaacAGTCCAATTTCACCCAGCCCAACGgctgttttaatttttttttttttttaatttaaccgGTTAAATCGATCCGGTTCCGATTttaccggtttaaccggttccggtttcaaaaaaatggggaaccggaccggtaaaaaAATTAACGGTTAACCGGAACCGTTAACCTGCCTCTACCGGTTCCGGCTCCGGCCCAATTTTTATCGTCCGATTTCGATTTTAACGGTTCAACCGAACCGGTTGACGGCTTAGAACGATACAGTTCaaattttttgttgtatttaaTACTTACCTTTTTgaaatgaaaagtcaaaagcAATCATGACAAGTTGTCACCTAATTCTCTCTCTTTCGTTATAAAATAACAAgtacaatattttcatacataattataaacctatagatatatgtatattaattttttttttttgaaaaagttatACTCCCTTtgattcaatttgtttgaacatatttttttttttaatccgtatcaaaatgaatgacctctttcctaatttagaaataaattcactttatgaatgatttacagctacataaattttcaaggcttattttgaactacaagtttcaaaagtctttcctctttcttaaatgtcgtgtccagtcaaatgggttcatataaattgaaacggagggagtaatatatttcataatttagtaaccatttatttttgtttaaagaaaaattgaaaaaaaaatcccgTAGCCATTGAGGGCGAAGCAATGGAGCCTTATAAGTCCAATGAGCGTAAGAGAAAATGCACTTGATTAATTGGCACAGGTAATTTTCTAGTTTATATACAAACTAGACTTGTTATTTGCACGCAAGATGTGTGCGGCTacaatttctttcaagctttctTCTGCAGTTGTATATTTGAAAGCCAAAagattttcactttattttaatATTGAATAATTTAATTTAGTATATAAAAATATGCCTCTTGTAAAATGCTAatctatcaaaataaaattcttATCATCCAAtgtcaaatatatattttttatatttaactcATAACTTTCTTGTTTTTGAGTTTATTTTTGTGAAGGCAAGAACTAATATCTTCAATACTTAGCAGGACTTTATGAGATTGAGAAGCATTACGATCAAAAGCAAGCAGAATTTACAATCTTTATTCTAGAACTTGCCCTGAATGTCCTTTGAGGTGAAATCCTAGACAACACTGATTTTTAGAAAATGAattatgttttctttatttaccTCAGTCTTTTCTAAATACCTGTTTTGAAGCCTAAATAtatcttcttctatttttttccccTAAACCAGCTCAAATTTAAATATGCAATTTCATACTTATGATTTGAAAGtccttttttagaaaataagtttggagttcgttttgaaaaaagaacaagaattaaagaagaagaaaaaaacgaaaaaaatggTGGTGATTATGTACAAAACTCTAAGtacatcaagaaaaataatatcaCCTAGCAAATATGTGAAAAGTCcgttcgaaaaagaaaaaaaattgctcCAAAGCCGGAAAGCCAACAcaataaatataacctttacCCTACCACTCAAGCCAACATTACAAGCCCAAAAAGTCCTAAATGATTTTAGAAGTCAGTGTTTGGTCTACATTAGTGGAGATAGGCAtaaagggcaagcctatggacaaaaagatgaagaataCGAAATGCAGATGATCATAAAATTATCAATTTTAGAGAAGtttcaaaatgaaagaaggtGAAGCTTTTGTcgaataaaaataaaagcagAAACAAAGTGAAGATttgataaatatgaaaattataaaGTTTGGAAGCAtgatagattttatttgattaaattttcatttttacgaGAGTAgccataatttcaaaaaaaaaaaaaaaaaaaatcttcgaAGTTCTTTACTCGAGGCGAGCAAATATTCAAGTGTGGGGGTATTTGATGAGAATAAATTATTCAAGTaatttcaatataaaaatataatattttaaaaataaaatatgaataatttatatcatATTCTCGCATTTTTCTAACAAATCTTGCAGGAAAAgaacatataaaaaagaaagaagcaagAACTAAAAGCCAAAAaacgtggatgtgtccgtgacAACTGCACCAAAGACTACACAAAATCAAGAGAAACAAAGTCATGCCAAATTCTCAAGATTGCATGATAATTTGTCATGCCAATTTATCAAGATTGCATGATAATTTGCCATGCCAATTTCACAAGATTACATGATAATTTGCCATGCCAATTTCTCATCAAGGAAGTATTATTATATTGAATTTCTCTCCAAGTCTTCTAAgaatttttctataaataaacATATGTTGTAGAAGAGAGGGGCATCCCACTTTTGTATATAATTTCCTATCTAGTTCTAAGCTTCCTAGAGAGAAAAGAGTTACTCTTGGTGTCTTTATCCTAGTCTTTTTCTTACCGTATGTTTAGTCTTTTTGGAAGTTCTCATTAGCTTTTCTTACTTCACaatggagtaatttttttttgttgggatagTTGATAAAGCTTGATATAATTATATTCTATCTCAGTTTCAATACATTCTTAGCTTGAAATCTTCTATTTATATTTCATAGTGTGCTGGAATATTGATCTTCTAATCATTATTATCACATCCATATATTTTATATCCAAATTATTCTcatattaattttgtaattctCAATGagcaaaaattaatatataataacTGATGAATAGAATATTAGAGTGAGAGTAATTTTTAGTAAGATCATTATTTCAAGTCTGTAATTTTGCTTGCCTCAGTTTTAAATCTCACGGAGGAACTGTTGTGGGCAATATTATTGatttttagtaaaaatattCTCACGAAGTTTTTACTACCCTTGAGCACAATTCGGCCAAGATATTTCAGTTCAATCATCGCTAAGCTTAAGTCAATTAATTGACATAACCTCGCGGagtgttaattaattatttatttcttaatgtGAAAATATAATTGTATTAGCAATAAGCAATTATTCTTTAGAAAATACGTGTAGAAACTAAGATTTTATTGTAATGATATATCAAGTGAATTCAACGATTCCCAGCTCTTTTAAACTATAAATCCTTCGGAAGTTGTTCGCTTTAATTTAAGTAATTTATAATTCCAAACTCacctttcatcaatttgattctctcaaatagtagtcaaaatattacaagtacCAGCCTTCTAGATTGTCAATCTCGTAGGACGATATCATAAACTATACTAAAATTTGACTGAGTACGAGCAAAAAATCTTATACACATTGGGCTTGTCAGGCTTAGTAGATGAAgtaataaaagataaatatgagagCAAATTGGAAGAATGAACCTCTTAGTTGGAAAGGCTTATTTGTAATGTAACTAAAGTCCCCAACTAAGTACTACAAAAAAGTTTAATTGGCCCTtgtataatactccctccgttttaatttatgtgaaccaaTTTGACTGGatacgaaatttaaaaaagaagagaagacttttaaatttatggTCCTAAATGAATTACATATATTTTACGTGGTTATAAACTATTGCGGTAAAGTGTtttctatatatagtaaaaTAATGGAAGGTCATCAGTCAATATAATAAGTTCATTTCATCACTGGTAACTTAATAGCAGCTTCCTATCAGTCCAAATGAGCCAGTGAGCTCTGACCATCTCCAAGACCCAACTGACACAATGTTTACTGTTTACTTCTTGACTTCGACGTCTAATTGCATTAATCATTCCATGCATACAATTTACTAAAACGCGTATGATAAAGACTGTTTGGTATgagggaaaatatttttcaattgttttcttcaactttGTCCTTCTTTCTACATTAATTATGGTCTGGACTTATATTAGTCAAGGTCTTTATTGATCGAAGTCTATAGAATTCCCTCATTCGGAGGCTATATATCCAGAGCCACCCTTTTGAGAGAGCTGCAGAGAATATCTTTGCAAGGTGGTTACTTGCACAAGCACAACTCATTGCCCAACTCTAAAACTACTTGCCCAGAGTTTTTCAAATGCAGTCTCCAAAATCCCACTTGCTTATATTCTTGATTCAATTAGTCTCCATCGTTAGCTTTTACCACTACATAATCCCAACAAGAGGTGAAGATGAAACTGGTGTAGTAAAAATGGATGTGGGCATAATTCTTGATATGGAAACAGATGTGGGAAAAGTAATGCACACATGTATCTTACTAGCACTTGAAGATTACCATGCCGCCGCTAGTCGCAGTGCCGTTAGGATAGTCCACCATTTGAGGGATTCCAAGAAAGATGATGTTGAAGCAGCATCCGCTGGTAAATTCAACAGCATATATATTAGCTCATTGATTTACTTCAGCTAAACTAGAATATCTTACTCTCTTTGCTTCACGAGTCAGATATACTCTGGTAGCtagttattcatgccttatttGCACAAGATGTCctctttttccaaaattttcttttgtttccctTTGGTTTTCCAATTGGGATACTTGCATAAATATACCCTCGGCCATATAATTTACCAAACAAGGCCGTATAGGTATGCATAGGTATGTATAGGTGtgtatattataaatataagtatgtatagtatatgtatatttagtattaacgatacactacctatacactgtgtacatattttgtaaactaaaTGGCCGAATGGTATTTGGTTGTAATTTTCCCTTTCCTATTTTGGAACGAATGTTCAGAAAATTTCTTATACTCTGATTGTGCATCTGCAGCCATATCCTTGCTAAAGGATGTCCAAGTACAAGCTATATTTGGACCACAAATGTCTACACAAACTGATTTTGTGATTGACATAGGGAGAAGAGTCAGAGTCCCTATCATTTCTCCAGCAACAAGTCCTTCACTTACGGTCAAGGAAAACACCTACTTCATCAGAGGAGCACTTCCTTCTTCCAGCCAGACTAAGGCCATTGCAGCAATTGTTAAGAACTTTGATTGGAGGAAGGTTGTAGTCATTTACGAGGATAGCCCCTATGGAACCGGGATAGTTCCACATTTGACTGATGCCTTACTGGAAATCAGCACTTTAGTCTCCTATAGAAGTGTTATTTCTCCCTCAGCCAATGATGATCAAATCCTCAGCGAGCTATACAAGTTGAATACAATGCAGACCAGGGTCTTCGTTGTGCACTTGCGACCATTACTTGCCAAAAGCCTTTTCCTCAATGCGAACAAAGCCGGGATGATGAGCAAAGGATATGCATGGATCATCACAGATCTGCCAACGATTCTTCTGGGCTCGGTAGACCATTCAGTGATTGAGTCATCAATGCAAGGTGTTCTTGGTATAAAGCCATATGTTCCAAGAACAAATGAACTAATCAATTTCACCAAGAGGTGGAGAAGGAGATTACGTCAAGAGTATCCAGAGATGGACACAGTAGAACTCAATGTTTTCGGGCTATGGGCGTATGATGACATCACAGCATTAGCAAAAGCAGTAGAGAAGGTGGGTGGCACTGCCAtcccaaaattcaagaaagcagaCACTAGAAAGAACTTAACGGACTTAGATGCACTTGGAGTCTCAGAATTGGGATCTCTGCTCATTGACTCTATGCAAAACATAACACTAAAAACAGGTCTAAGTGGTGATTTTCGCCTTGTTGATGGTGAATTGCAGCCTTCCCCATATCAGATTGTGAATATAATTGAGAAAGCAGAGAGAACAATTGGATTCTGGACAGAGAAAGATGGAATTTCATGTAAACTGAAGATGATTGGTAAAACAGCTGCTAAGTGCAATAATAAGCAACTACGAGCCATAATTTGGCCCGGTGAATCTACTATTGTTCCGAGAGGCTGGGAAATACCCACAACTGGGAAGAAGTTAAGGGTCGGAGTTCCTGCCAAAGGATGGATGAACGAATTCATTAAAGtggaaaaagatttaaaaacaCAAGCAGTAACTGCAACTGGTTTCTGTGCAGATGTCTTCAAAGAAGTCATCCTATCTTTGCCATATGCTCTCCGTTATGAATTTATTCCATTTCAAATACCAGATATCCCCACTTCTCCAGACTATGATAATCTTGTTAGCAAGGTC is part of the Lycium ferocissimum isolate CSIRO_LF1 unplaced genomic scaffold, AGI_CSIRO_Lferr_CH_V1 ctg10395, whole genome shotgun sequence genome and encodes:
- the LOC132041481 gene encoding glutamate receptor 2.8-like, which gives rise to MQSPKSHLLIFLIQLVSIVSFYHYIIPTRGEDETGVVKMDVGIILDMETDVGKVMHTCILLALEDYHAAASRSAVRIVHHLRDSKKDDVEAASAAISLLKDVQVQAIFGPQMSTQTDFVIDIGRRVRVPIISPATSPSLTVKENTYFIRGALPSSSQTKAIAAIVKNFDWRKVVVIYEDSPYGTGIVPHLTDALLEISTLVSYRSVISPSANDDQILSELYKLNTMQTRVFVVHLRPLLAKSLFLNANKAGMMSKGYAWIITDLPTILLGSVDHSVIESSMQGVLGIKPYVPRTNELINFTKRWRRRLRQEYPEMDTVELNVFGLWAYDDITALAKAVEKVGGTAIPKFKKADTRKNLTDLDALGVSELGSLLIDSMQNITLKTGLSGDFRLVDGELQPSPYQIVNIIEKAERTIGFWTEKDGISCKLKMIGKTAAKCNNKQLRAIIWPGESTIVPRGWEIPTTGKKLRVGVPAKGWMNEFIKVEKDLKTQAVTATGFCADVFKEVILSLPYALRYEFIPFQIPDIPTSPDYDNLVSKVSSKEYDAIVGDVTILANRSEYVDFTLPFTESGISAVVPVKSDDRKNTWIFLKPLKSELWITTGAFFVFIGFVVWLLEHRVNEEFRGPKRKQVGMIFWFSFSTLVFAHREKVKSNLTRFVMIVWVFVVLVLTSSYTASLTSMLTVRQLQPTITDLNDLIKNGEYVGYQEGSFVKDVLKRMKFHSSKFRSYSTLEEYNDALSRGSKNGGVGAIIDELPYLRLFLNKYCRKYIMVGQTYKTAGFGFVFPKGSPLVPDISRAVLRVMEGEFMNNVIQKYFGNETDCSQKDGMAITSDSLTLDSFKGLFLIAGVSAGSALLIFFLVFLYQNREILTTDDSIRQKLSAIAKVFNEEKVKPDSKSEILGEGNESQMTTLFAASAASTETLSYLPSQNPERTASPPYEGFSTTEYGTPVQEPVTNEERWQI